A portion of the Magnolia sinica isolate HGM2019 chromosome 17, MsV1, whole genome shotgun sequence genome contains these proteins:
- the LOC131231656 gene encoding glucomannan 4-beta-mannosyltransferase 1-like isoform X2 — translation MSGLVGGDNLMGIGGRDDVVEHLRLAWELIKGPVVMPLLRVAVFVCAVMSVMLFVERVYMAAVIVCVKLLGKKRYTKYRREIMREDLERSRSHPRVLVQIPMYNEKEQY, via the exons ATGAGTGGATTGGTGGGCGGGGACAATCTGATGGGGATAGGAGGGAGGGACGATgtggtggagcacttgaggttgGCATGGGAGCTGATAAAGGGTCCGGTGGTGATGCCACTGCTGCGGGTGGCTGTGTTCGTGTGTGCGGTGATGTCAGTGATGCTGTTCGTGGAGAGAGTGTATATGGCAGCGGTGATTGTGTGTGTAAAGCTGTTGGGGAAAAAGAGGTACACAAAATACAGGAGAGAGATCATGAGAGAAGACTTGGAGCGGAGCCGGAGCCATCCTAGGGTGCTTGTTCAGATACCCATGTATAATGAGAAAGag CAGTACTGA